The following are encoded in a window of Bacteroides sp. AN502(2024) genomic DNA:
- a CDS encoding helix-turn-helix domain-containing protein: MNETIHDRIGALVQEYGNGKNTVFANKIGVSEGNIRGYIKGIMPKADVLEKIVRILDVNAMWLLTGIGHMRVSNLDINAPVLVSDNDKLAPVLQQFDVFIQKKDAQIVQQAEEIGRLRERIAQMQQRFEKNATNANTDTIANVG, from the coding sequence ATGAACGAAACAATTCACGATAGAATCGGGGCGTTAGTCCAAGAATATGGCAATGGGAAGAATACCGTATTCGCCAATAAAATAGGTGTAAGTGAAGGAAATATACGCGGTTATATCAAAGGTATCATGCCTAAAGCAGATGTCCTTGAGAAAATCGTGAGAATACTCGATGTTAATGCTATGTGGCTACTCACAGGCATTGGACACATGCGTGTGAGTAATTTAGATATAAATGCACCTGTACTTGTTTCAGATAATGATAAACTTGCTCCCGTTCTACAACAGTTTGATGTGTTTATCCAAAAAAAAGACGCTCAAATTGTACAGCAAGCAGAAGAAATTGGTCGGTTACGTGAGCGCATAGCCCAAATGCAACAGCGTTTTGAAAAAAATGCAACCAATGCGAACACCGATACTATTGCCAATGTCGGCTAA
- the tnpB gene encoding IS66 family insertion sequence element accessory protein TnpB (TnpB, as the term is used for proteins encoded by IS66 family insertion elements, is considered an accessory protein, since TnpC, encoded by a neighboring gene, is a DDE family transposase.), translating to MFSLNDSMRYLLYNRPTDMRKSFHTLSGIITDAMGQDPCNGNVYIFINRARDRIKLLHWEPGGMVLYSKLLEAGTLGKPDSANDNEVCTNIEWRELVMIVEGIMEARDSRRTRLENLQKLRK from the coding sequence ATGTTCAGCCTTAATGACAGTATGCGCTATCTGTTGTATAACCGCCCAACTGATATGCGCAAAAGCTTCCATACCCTCAGCGGTATCATCACCGACGCCATGGGTCAGGACCCCTGTAACGGCAACGTGTATATCTTCATAAACCGTGCCCGTGACCGTATAAAACTCCTGCATTGGGAGCCTGGCGGCATGGTGTTATATTCCAAACTTCTGGAAGCCGGTACCTTAGGTAAACCTGATTCTGCCAACGACAATGAGGTCTGTACAAATATAGAATGGCGGGAACTTGTCATGATAGTGGAGGGTATCATGGAAGCCCGTGACTCCCGTCGCACGAGACTTGAAAACCTGCAGAAACTTCGAAAATAG
- a CDS encoding IS66 family transposase: MLTEEQEKALLEELEQLRQDKAALISRVSSLEQSLYWLRKKVFGRMSEKNLPLDPNQLFLFSKAEMSSMEISRMEEEVRKSDEEITRTIKVKEKPARKPLDTSSLAVEVVDLYPEGTTDGEGRLKDDFIEIGKEESSRLERVPAKLYILKTVRHKVISKSDMEKYPEERQILIHPLPLVPVSKCMAGASVLTDIIIGKFMYHLPFYRLIQQYRESGISISESTMCGWYEMAVEKLRLLYNLLKQKILSSEYIQVDESVIPVLDNEKHKAKKGYEWCVRDGITGDVMFHYDRGSRSGTVARELLGCYHGIVQCDGYAAYEQFEQVKGITMVGCWAHVRRKYVDALEENRPLATQAIHYIGKLYKIESEANDAGLTAEERKEKRISEAYPLILEFEKWLQDTYLRVLPKSRMGKAIEYTYTLLPRLSRYVNDGRIEIDDNRIENAIRPLALGRKNYLFCGNDASAYRAAIVYSLISTCKSAEVDPRIWMEDVLSKIPYYERDEKNMEELLPRNWVKSNQTCSE; encoded by the coding sequence ATGCTTACAGAGGAACAGGAAAAAGCCTTATTGGAAGAATTAGAGCAGCTCCGTCAGGATAAAGCGGCGCTTATCAGCAGGGTTTCCTCACTGGAACAGTCGCTGTACTGGCTTCGGAAAAAAGTCTTTGGCCGGATGAGCGAGAAGAATCTTCCGCTTGATCCCAACCAACTGTTCCTGTTCTCAAAAGCTGAAATGTCCTCCATGGAAATATCCCGGATGGAGGAGGAAGTCCGCAAAAGCGATGAAGAAATCACCAGAACCATAAAAGTCAAGGAGAAGCCGGCCCGCAAGCCCTTGGATACATCTTCTCTTGCGGTAGAGGTTGTTGATCTTTACCCCGAAGGGACAACAGACGGGGAAGGCAGGCTTAAGGATGATTTCATTGAAATCGGAAAGGAAGAGAGTTCACGCCTGGAACGTGTTCCGGCAAAATTGTATATCCTGAAGACTGTCCGTCACAAAGTGATAAGTAAGTCCGATATGGAGAAATACCCCGAGGAAAGACAGATCCTGATTCACCCTCTACCTCTTGTTCCGGTCAGTAAATGTATGGCAGGCGCCTCGGTCCTGACAGACATTATCATCGGCAAGTTCATGTATCATCTCCCGTTCTATCGTCTGATACAGCAGTATCGCGAATCAGGAATCAGCATAAGCGAATCTACCATGTGCGGATGGTATGAAATGGCGGTGGAGAAACTCAGGTTGCTGTACAACCTGCTCAAACAGAAGATACTCTCCAGTGAGTATATACAAGTGGACGAGAGTGTCATTCCTGTGCTGGACAATGAGAAACATAAGGCGAAAAAGGGGTATGAGTGGTGCGTACGCGACGGCATCACGGGGGACGTCATGTTCCATTATGACCGTGGCAGCCGTTCGGGGACTGTAGCCCGTGAACTGCTGGGATGTTACCATGGCATTGTGCAATGTGACGGCTATGCAGCTTACGAACAGTTTGAGCAGGTGAAAGGAATCACTATGGTCGGCTGTTGGGCACATGTCAGAAGGAAGTACGTGGATGCCCTGGAAGAGAACAGGCCCCTGGCCACACAGGCAATACACTACATCGGCAAGTTGTACAAGATAGAATCTGAAGCCAATGATGCAGGGCTCACAGCTGAAGAGCGTAAGGAAAAACGTATCAGTGAGGCCTATCCGCTGATACTTGAATTTGAAAAGTGGCTGCAGGACACCTATCTTAGAGTGCTTCCTAAAAGCCGTATGGGTAAAGCCATCGAATATACGTACACGCTCCTTCCAAGACTTTCCAGATACGTAAACGACGGAAGAATCGAAATTGATGACAACCGTATAGAAAATGCCATAAGACCTTTGGCTTTGGGAAGAAAGAACTATCTGTTCTGCGGAAACGATGCATCAGCATACAGGGCTGCCATCGTATACTCACTGATTTCAACCTGCAAATCAGCAGAAGTAGACCCCAGAATCTGGATGGAAGATGTCCTGAGCAAAATTCCATATTATGAAAGGGATGAGAAGAATATGGAAGAACTTCTACCACGTAATTGGGTAAAATCCAATCAAACTTGTTCCGAATAG
- a CDS encoding SIR2 family protein — MTNHTSIYLEFDSFLRSIKQNLDGSFGVLLGAGASISSGIQSANDCIWDWKESIYQTLSGNQQKLVDPKKSERSRMIIQQWLDAQNDFPQAGSPNEYSFYAERTYKIEADRIKYFQNLCQGKIPYVGYKLLCLLNKYGIVKSVWSTNFDGLVERAAQQANITPITINLDCVDRIYRTESSNELLYIALHGDYKYSTLKNTAKELDSQHEEFVVAMRRYFIDKSLIVLGYSGRDRSLMDAINQAFTDKGAGRLYWCGYGKNAALEVQNLIQNIRNTGRIAYYIDTNGFDNVMLSLMKFCFNEDVAKQKEINEILKIINTDQPILPFHIKNGITKKYLKSNLFPVTFPKEIL; from the coding sequence ATGACAAATCATACTAGTATCTATTTAGAATTTGATTCATTTTTGCGATCCATCAAACAAAATCTTGATGGGTCATTTGGAGTTCTCCTTGGAGCTGGAGCTTCAATTTCATCAGGTATTCAATCTGCAAATGATTGCATTTGGGACTGGAAAGAATCTATATATCAAACACTTTCAGGAAACCAGCAAAAACTTGTAGACCCTAAGAAATCCGAAAGAAGTAGAATGATTATTCAACAATGGTTAGATGCTCAAAATGATTTTCCACAAGCAGGCTCACCTAATGAGTATTCTTTTTATGCAGAAAGAACATATAAAATTGAGGCAGATAGAATAAAATATTTTCAAAACCTATGCCAAGGGAAAATCCCCTATGTAGGGTACAAACTTTTATGTTTATTAAATAAATATGGGATTGTCAAATCTGTCTGGAGTACAAATTTTGATGGGCTTGTGGAAAGAGCTGCTCAACAAGCAAATATAACTCCAATAACAATCAATCTTGATTGTGTAGATCGTATATACAGGACAGAAAGTTCTAATGAATTGCTATATATAGCTTTACATGGCGATTATAAATATAGTACACTAAAGAATACAGCCAAAGAACTAGATTCGCAACATGAAGAGTTTGTTGTTGCAATGCGTCGTTATTTCATTGATAAGAGTTTAATTGTGCTTGGATATAGCGGTAGAGATCGTTCTCTTATGGACGCAATAAATCAAGCATTCACAGATAAAGGAGCCGGAAGATTATATTGGTGTGGATATGGCAAAAATGCAGCTCTCGAAGTTCAAAATTTGATACAAAACATTAGAAATACAGGTCGAATAGCTTATTATATTGATACTAACGGTTTTGATAATGTTATGCTATCTCTTATGAAGTTTTGTTTTAATGAAGACGTAGCCAAACAAAAGGAGATCAATGAAATTCTAAAAATAATAAATACAGATCAACCCATTTTACCATTCCACATTAAAAATGGTATTACAAAAAAATATTTAAAGAGCAATTTGTTTCCTGTCACTTTTCCAAAAGAAATATTGTAA
- a CDS encoding GIY-YIG nuclease family protein — translation MGKTVTTYLIDGDPKGTQYAFISNKICQMFVVPRSNLSYLNTQEKLQKPAFYILLGEDESTKPKAYIGETENFKERVKGHDSKKAFWQKALIFVSKDADMTKVDVQYLEHKAIAEAKEANTFILNDNKQIPKAPNLPEHQQDSMDEFFEDVKFLASFIGCNIFEISQPKSEHLFYTKGRGCNAKGFYSSDGFTVLKGSIIARTIVPSFNWKEKREKMLQDYTVNENGILTLTSDKTFSSPSTAVDFCIGSSNNGWLVWKDKDGNTLDSVYRKQLD, via the coding sequence ATGGGCAAGACAGTAACAACATATTTAATAGACGGAGATCCGAAAGGAACTCAATACGCATTCATCAGCAATAAGATTTGCCAAATGTTTGTCGTGCCACGTTCCAACCTCTCTTATCTGAATACCCAAGAGAAGTTGCAGAAACCTGCGTTTTATATATTGCTGGGTGAAGATGAATCAACCAAGCCGAAAGCATATATTGGCGAAACGGAGAATTTCAAAGAACGTGTGAAAGGCCATGACAGCAAAAAGGCATTTTGGCAAAAAGCACTCATCTTTGTATCGAAAGATGCCGATATGACTAAAGTTGATGTGCAATACTTAGAGCATAAAGCGATAGCCGAAGCCAAGGAAGCGAATACTTTTATCCTAAACGATAACAAACAAATTCCTAAAGCTCCCAATTTACCTGAACACCAACAGGATTCGATGGATGAATTCTTTGAGGATGTGAAGTTTTTGGCGTCATTTATCGGTTGCAATATCTTCGAAATCTCACAGCCAAAGAGCGAGCATTTGTTCTACACCAAAGGTAGAGGATGCAATGCAAAAGGCTTTTATAGCTCCGATGGTTTTACCGTCCTAAAAGGAAGTATTATAGCCCGAACAATTGTACCATCTTTCAATTGGAAAGAAAAGCGGGAAAAGATGCTTCAAGACTACACCGTCAATGAAAACGGCATATTGACATTGACATCAGACAAAACATTTTCAAGTCCCAGCACTGCTGTTGATTTCTGTATTGGCAGTAGTAATAATGGCTGGTTAGTTTGGAAAGACAAAGACGGTAATACTTTGGATTCAGTTTACAGAAAGCAATTAGACTGA
- a CDS encoding type I restriction-modification system subunit M translates to MTTSKQSELGKTLWSIANNLRGAMMADDFRDYMLSFLFWKYLSDNYIKAAQKELGSDYPVPTEEKLKKWDVTTSLHIWYKENANDTFLFEKQIRRKIHYVIEPQYLWDNIVELARIQSDELLHTLQDGFKYIENESFESSFKGLFSEINLDSEKLGKNYMERNNLLSKVIKTIADGLTEFTSDSDSLGDAYEYLIGQFAAGGGQKAGEFYTPQMISTILSRIVTLDCQDPAMGKKNRINRVLDFACGSGSLLLNVRHEMGDNGIGKIYGQEKNITTYNLARMNMLLHGVKDAEFEIFHGDSLINDWNILNEQNPSKKITFDAVVANPPFSLRWEPTEETAKDFRFNRYGVAPKSAADFAFLLHGFHFLSEEGTMAIILPHGVLFRGGKELAIRKKLIEDDNIDAVIGLPANLFYSTGIPVCLIVLKKCRKNDKVLFINASSDEHYKKGKRQNYLRKEDVDKIVSTYQYCKEETRYSRQVSLQEIKENEYNLNITRYVNLSKEEERIDLLAVNKELKKIDEQIKNARNRHNEFLRELGLPEI, encoded by the coding sequence ATGACAACAAGCAAGCAAAGTGAATTGGGCAAGACCCTTTGGAGTATAGCCAACAACCTGCGTGGCGCAATGATGGCGGATGATTTCCGTGACTATATGTTGTCGTTCCTTTTTTGGAAATATCTTTCAGACAACTATATAAAGGCTGCACAGAAAGAACTCGGTTCTGATTATCCTGTCCCTACAGAAGAAAAACTGAAGAAATGGGATGTTACGACATCATTGCACATCTGGTATAAAGAAAATGCGAACGACACATTTCTTTTTGAGAAACAGATACGTCGTAAAATTCATTATGTAATTGAGCCACAATATTTATGGGACAATATTGTAGAACTGGCAAGAATACAGAGTGACGAATTACTACATACATTGCAGGATGGTTTCAAATATATAGAAAACGAATCTTTTGAAAGTTCTTTCAAAGGATTGTTCTCTGAAATCAATCTTGATTCCGAGAAGTTAGGCAAGAATTATATGGAAAGGAACAATCTTCTTTCCAAAGTCATTAAGACCATAGCTGACGGACTAACGGAATTCACCTCCGATTCGGACTCACTCGGTGATGCGTACGAATATCTTATCGGACAATTTGCGGCAGGTGGAGGCCAGAAAGCCGGAGAGTTTTATACGCCACAGATGATTTCTACAATATTATCACGCATTGTGACTTTGGATTGTCAAGACCCTGCAATGGGGAAGAAGAATAGGATAAACAGGGTCTTGGACTTTGCCTGCGGTTCGGGGTCACTGCTGCTGAATGTACGCCATGAGATGGGCGACAATGGTATAGGCAAAATCTACGGGCAAGAAAAGAATATAACCACTTACAACCTTGCTCGCATGAACATGCTTTTGCACGGAGTGAAAGATGCAGAGTTTGAGATTTTCCACGGTGATTCGCTTATCAATGATTGGAACATCTTGAATGAACAAAATCCGTCGAAAAAGATAACATTTGATGCAGTTGTGGCAAATCCGCCATTCTCATTGCGCTGGGAACCGACAGAAGAGACAGCAAAAGATTTCCGTTTCAATAGATATGGAGTGGCACCAAAGTCAGCAGCAGACTTTGCCTTCCTGTTGCATGGCTTTCATTTCCTAAGCGAAGAAGGAACAATGGCTATTATTTTGCCGCATGGTGTGTTGTTCCGTGGTGGTAAGGAACTTGCAATAAGAAAGAAATTGATTGAAGATGACAACATTGATGCTGTAATAGGGCTGCCTGCCAATCTTTTCTATTCAACCGGCATACCTGTCTGTCTGATAGTATTGAAAAAATGTCGTAAGAATGACAAGGTGCTTTTTATTAATGCCAGTTCGGATGAACATTACAAGAAAGGCAAGCGGCAGAACTATCTTCGCAAGGAGGATGTGGATAAAATTGTTTCTACTTACCAGTACTGCAAGGAGGAGACACGTTATTCACGTCAAGTCTCGTTGCAGGAAATCAAAGAAAATGAATACAATCTTAACATTACCCGTTATGTAAATCTTTCAAAAGAGGAAGAACGAATAGACTTGCTGGCAGTGAATAAAGAACTGAAAAAAATAGACGAGCAGATAAAAAATGCCCGCAACCGACATAATGAGTTCTTACGAGAATTGGGATTGCCGGAAATTTAA
- a CDS encoding AAA family ATPase: MELHDIAQEIKNAKEQIFLLYAFNATGKTRLSVEYKELARNEQHKQTGVYYNAFSEDLFVWNNDIENAEENISMRIVKSSLNDLHSYIDETKVREKLKPYYVKYDFDFHTNEEHPEDGIEEIIFYLRDDEDKNPIKISRGEERIFIWCFFLAMFDTEGWQDEQNEYIFIDDPVSSLDDHNIFVTIFTLLELIDKYCNKKKIIITTHHIGFATILSDCLFKGKKSDRYKKKSKIQLLERTDDGYALANPKNDVLLYHLRLLQILDDAVIKDELEIYHIALLRQVLENIASFLGTGQLKYVIEQIGITNADRVSTIVNTLTHQKVYYPQMEAMVDDNKQIVREVYHALMSKYKFIIHSNN; the protein is encoded by the coding sequence ATGGAATTACACGATATAGCCCAAGAAATTAAAAATGCCAAAGAGCAAATATTTCTCTTGTACGCATTCAATGCTACAGGAAAGACAAGACTTTCTGTAGAGTATAAGGAGTTGGCGAGAAATGAGCAGCATAAGCAAACAGGTGTTTACTACAATGCTTTCAGCGAAGACCTTTTCGTGTGGAATAACGATATAGAGAATGCTGAAGAAAACATCAGTATGCGGATTGTCAAAAGCAGTCTAAACGACTTACATTCTTATATAGATGAAACGAAAGTAAGGGAAAAGCTAAAGCCATATTATGTAAAGTATGACTTTGATTTTCACACAAACGAAGAACACCCTGAAGACGGCATTGAAGAAATAATTTTCTATCTGAGAGATGATGAGGATAAAAATCCTATCAAGATTTCCAGAGGCGAGGAACGTATTTTCATCTGGTGCTTTTTCCTTGCGATGTTTGATACAGAGGGATGGCAAGATGAACAAAATGAATATATATTTATTGATGACCCAGTTTCAAGCCTTGATGACCATAATATATTCGTCACGATATTTACCCTATTGGAGTTGATAGACAAATATTGTAACAAAAAGAAGATAATAATAACAACCCACCACATCGGGTTTGCGACAATATTAAGCGATTGTCTGTTTAAAGGAAAAAAATCGGATAGATATAAAAAGAAATCCAAGATTCAGTTATTGGAGCGAACGGATGACGGATATGCGTTGGCTAATCCTAAAAACGATGTGCTGTTATATCATCTGCGGCTTCTCCAGATTTTAGACGATGCCGTTATAAAAGACGAACTGGAGATTTATCATATTGCTCTTTTAAGGCAAGTATTAGAGAACATCGCATCGTTTTTAGGTACAGGACAATTAAAATATGTCATTGAACAGATTGGCATTACAAATGCAGACCGAGTATCTACCATTGTCAATACTCTGACGCATCAGAAAGTATATTATCCGCAAATGGAAGCAATGGTTGATGACAACAAACAGATTGTCAGGGAAGTTTATCATGCCCTTATGTCAAAATACAAATTCATAATTCATTCTAACAATTAA
- a CDS encoding restriction endonuclease subunit S, with translation MSKGCEIKRTGEKHLVPALRFPEFRESASWDFVNGNNLFAPIVNKNHNSDLPILAITQDKGAVPRNLIDYNVIVSDNSIKSYKIVEVGDFIISLRSFQGGIEYSNYKGLCSPAYIVLRKISDTVYNDFYRHYLKSANYILELNRNIEGIRDGKMISYLQFSNIKLPFPFPEEQQKIAACLSSIDEEISAMKEKVEQLKTHKKGLMQKLFPVEGKYVPEVRFPEFRNDGEWEEKELHEIAKHETAKNKENCKYPVLTNSAIYGIVPQQDYFDRKIVTNDNLNNYQIVEYNDFVYNPRVSTESPVGPISRNKICMGIMSPLYTIFRFKEKNVDYFEYYFGTDVWHESIKKKANYGARFDRINISIDDFFSLPIQCPSPDERQKIAECFSYAEKLISLYESKVSLLERHKKGLMQQLFPKL, from the coding sequence ATGTCTAAAGGATGTGAGATAAAAAGGACAGGAGAAAAGCATCTTGTTCCTGCTCTTCGTTTTCCAGAATTTAGGGAGAGTGCAAGTTGGGATTTTGTCAATGGTAATAACTTGTTTGCGCCTATAGTAAATAAAAATCATAATTCTGATTTACCAATATTGGCAATAACTCAAGATAAAGGTGCTGTACCAAGAAATTTAATTGATTATAATGTTATTGTTAGCGATAATAGTATTAAAAGCTATAAGATTGTAGAAGTAGGTGATTTCATTATTAGTCTAAGATCCTTCCAAGGTGGAATAGAATATTCTAACTATAAAGGCTTGTGTAGCCCTGCGTATATTGTGTTGAGAAAAATTTCTGATACTGTCTATAATGATTTTTATCGACATTATCTAAAATCTGCCAATTATATATTGGAACTCAATAGAAACATAGAGGGAATCAGAGATGGTAAGATGATTAGTTATCTTCAATTTTCTAATATTAAACTTCCATTTCCTTTTCCTGAAGAACAGCAAAAAATCGCAGCATGTCTCTCGTCAATAGATGAAGAGATAAGTGCTATGAAAGAAAAGGTAGAACAATTGAAGACACATAAGAAAGGGCTTATGCAGAAACTTTTTCCTGTTGAAGGAAAGTATGTACCTGAAGTTCGTTTTCCAGAATTTAGGAATGATGGTGAATGGGAAGAAAAGGAACTGCACGAAATAGCTAAACATGAAACAGCCAAGAATAAAGAGAATTGCAAATACCCTGTTCTAACAAACTCTGCTATTTATGGTATTGTACCCCAACAGGATTACTTTGACCGGAAAATTGTAACTAATGATAATTTAAATAATTATCAAATTGTAGAATATAATGATTTTGTATATAACCCGAGAGTTTCTACAGAATCTCCTGTCGGGCCTATTTCAAGGAATAAAATATGTATGGGTATAATGTCACCGCTTTACACAATCTTTAGATTTAAAGAGAAAAATGTTGATTATTTTGAATACTATTTTGGAACTGATGTATGGCATGAATCTATAAAGAAGAAAGCAAATTATGGAGCAAGATTCGATAGAATTAATATATCAATAGATGATTTCTTTAGTTTACCAATACAGTGTCCTTCCCCTGACGAGCGGCAAAAAATAGCAGAATGTTTCTCATATGCAGAAAAACTGATAAGCCTATATGAGAGCAAAGTGAGTTTATTGGAGCGGCATAAAAAAGGTTTGATGCAACAACTATTTCCTAAATTATAA